CTCATCgcacccccatgcacagctgGCACAGGCCTTGCACACTCATTGCCTCCCTTGCACCACCATTGCCCCCCCCAAGCACCCCTattccccccatccccccacccctccgCCCCCACACCCTCCTCCTCAGCCTCCCCCCCttcagcccccaccccccaaccgccccccctctccccagagTACGACCCCTCCTCAGCCACTGAGAAGAAGAGGACGGTCTATCAGATGGCGCTGAGTacgttggggggggggggcggggaggaggggcTGGACCCCTGGGGGGGTCTGAGGGGGGGTGGGAGTCCCTCTGGTTACGTGGGTTCCCCGGGGGGAAAATGGGGGGGGTGGCCCTCTGGGGGACGGTGGCGCTGGGGGCGGGGCTATGGGGGtgtgagggggctgggggggctttgggggggtgggggtactggggggtggctgggggacTCCTTGGACTCGTGGCTTCgacctggggggctgggggcggggggtaggggggtgggTGATGGCGGTGGGGGGTGGCGGAGCagctggggggtgtggggaCCCCCTGGACTCCTTGTTCCCAccagggggctcggggggggggggggtgtggggtggatTATGGCAGTGTGAAAGGGCTGGGGGGTGgttgtggggggctgggggaccccCTGGACTCCTAGCTCCcccctggggggctgtgggggaaTGGGGGGGCTATAGGGGTGTGTGGGGGCTGttgggtgtggggggtgggctgtgggggtgcGAGGGAGCTGTGGGCGTGTGGGACACCCCCCCCGGACACCTGCGCCCCCCCAGACAAGCTGGATGAGATCCTGGCAGCCGCCCAACAGAGCATCAGCGCGgggggaggggccgggggcccccctgccccccctggGCAAAACCCGCCCCAAGGGCTTCTTCAGCCCCGAGGTGGGTGGGCGAGGGGGGGGGCACACGGGGGGGGGGTCCcttgggggatggggggggcgCCCAGATGcctgggtgggggtggggaaaggtcCCAGATTTCTGGGTCAgcaggggtgggggctgggACACCCCAGGGGGATCCCCAGTGCCTGGGACACTTGGGGGGGGTCCTGGGTGTCAGGGACcccccgggggtggggggtcttGGACACCTGGGGGAGGGTCCTGAGTCCTCCAAGGGAGGAGGGGGATGTTGGGGGTCCCAGGCAGCTGGGtcccttgggggggggggtgggtcCCTAGTGCCTGGGTCCTCTTATGGGGAGGGCGGGGTCCCTGACACCTGGGTCCcttgtgggggtgggggggatccCAGATACCTGGGGATGGGGGTCCCCGACACCTGAGTCCTTtgtggggggggggtccctgaCACCTGGGTCCCCTgacccacccccccccccaggccccctTCGAGGCTCATCGCATGGGGGCCGGGGGGTTTCGACCGGCCCTTCctgccccccgggcccccccaCGGGCTCATGCTGCGCCAGAAATCCATCGGTGGGTGCTGGACCCCGGGGGGGGGaccctgggggaggggggcacctGGGGGAGGGGCACCCTGGGGAGGGAGCGGGCACCTGAGGGGGAGCACCCTGGGGGGACGACGACACCCTGGTCCCTGGGGGGGGGTTTACCCTGGGAGAGGGGGGCaccctgggggaggggagggcaccCTGGAGGGGGGGCACCCTGGTAACTggaccctggggggggggacacactgGGAGAGGGGCACCCTGGGTAACTGGACCCTGGGAGGGGGGGCACCCTGGGGGAGGGGTGGTcaccctggggagggggcaccctGGAGGGGGGGGCAACCCTTTGGGAGGGGCacccctggggtgggggggcacccTGGATAAGtggtcctggggcaggggggcacccTGGATACCTGGGTCCTcagtgtgggggtggggggtctcACCGCCCCCCTGGGtgccccctcacccccccgccccctcccccccccaggcGCCCCCGAGGAGGACAAGCCCTTCCTGGCCCCCCCCAGCGGAAAATTCAGCCGCAGCCTCTCGGTGCCGGGGGTCGGACGacatcccccctccccccaccacctccccccccGAACCCCCTTAcagcacccccccagcccccttggGCGCTGCCAccccccgggggggggcggggggggggcctTGGCGCCTTTACAACTTGGCcagccgggggggggtggggggggggtggagtgggaggcgggggggggtgggggggggtccccCCAAACCTTTACGGCGCAAAGGGCCGCTGGTGAAGCAGACCAAGGTggaggaggggggggcggggggggaggggcgggggggggaggggtgggggcaggggagaagagCTCCATCGCCATCCCCACCATCGTGGTCAAAGCcccctccaccagcagcagcgGCCGCAGCAGCCGGGGCAGCAGCGTGGAGGCTgaggggggggctgggggaccccCCGAcggccccccccaccccgggagGGGGGGgccccacctccccagcccctccccccccccactttAGATTTCACCTCCCAATTTGGGGCGGCTTTGGTGGGGGCGGCCCGCagggaatgggggggggggggggacgcCCGCCGCCGCTCCACGCTCTTCCTCTCCAccgaggaagaggaggatggaggggggggggcggggatcgcgcccccccccccgcttaCGCCACTCCAAAAGCATCGACGAGGGGATGTTCGCCCCCGACGTCTTCCCCCCCCCGGGGCTACCGGGCTACCAAAGCCACCGGGGGATCCAGCGCCTTCAGCAGCgtcgccgcccccccccccccccaccccccccaccgcccccccccaccccccccaccctccccctaCGCCCAGGGCGGGCTTTGCACCCCGTTTCTCCACCCCCGGCGGGTTGCAAGGCCTTGGCGGCGTTGCAAGCGGCCACCATGCCCTTGCaatctggggggggggctggggcgggggggggcggtccGCTGACCCCCGGCTTGGCGGCGTTGCAAGCGGGCCTGGCACCCATGCAACCGGCGGCGCTGCAAGCCGGCATCGCGGCGTTGCAACCCGGCCTTGCGCCGCTGCAGCCCCCCCTTGCACCGCTGCAATCCGGCCTCGccccgctgcagccccccctcgccccgctgcagccccccctCGCCCCGCTACAGCCCCCCCTCGCCCCGCTGCAATCCGCCCTCGCCCCCTTGCAATCGGCCCTCGCCCCCCTGCAACCCCCCCttgcccccctgcagcccaccggGGTGGCGGCCGCCCTGCGCTCGGGGGTCTCCCCCttgcagctgggggggggggcgccggCGGGGGGGGCTCTGCaagccacccccccccccttcccaaaGGGCGCCTCCTCcttgccccccagcccccaccccaaaacccccccccccggcagcccccgccgtgccagccgccccccctcccccgcccgaAGCTTGGGGGGGGAcaccccccggcccctcccgcgcccccccccgAGGCGAGGCTGGAGCTGCGGGTGCGCTTCGCCGAggcgggggggctgctggccctgcccccccccgccccctcggTGGACGGGGAcgagggagctgctgctggccgagccccctgcccccccccccctcgaATTCGCCAACAGCTTCGAGGGGCCCGAGGGCCCCCCCGTGGGGGACTCCACGGCCTCCAGCCTCACCTCCTACGACAGCGAGGTGGCCACCCTCACCCAGGGGGTCCCCGAGAgccgccgggggggcggggggtggcgCGGGGGGGCCCGAGGGGCCCGAGGTGGTCACCGACTCGGGCATCGAGGAGGTGGACAGCCGCAGCAGCAGCGACCACCCCCCCGAGGGGGGCGAGGGACCCCCCCCTTACGCCCCTTTGGCCGAAGGGGGGGGGCGAGAGGGCACGAgcccgggggcgcggggggcccCGGGGGGGCGAGGGGCGCAGGAGCGAGGCCTGGGAAGAGGCCGGACGGGGCGTCGGGGGCATCGCCAGCGCCTggccccgcgctgccgccgAGGGACCCTTTGGGGGGAGACAGGGCCGGCGCCCCGGGGAGGCACAGGTaggtgggggggcgggggggtgggggggggcgtTGCATGCGTTGCACCCGTTGCATTCATTGCATGCACTGCACCTGGTGCACCTGTTGCACCTCATTACACACATTGCATGCATTGCGCACGTTGCACTCATTGCACCCGTCACACGTTGCATGCACTGCACCCATCGCACGCGCTGTGCTCATTGCGCCCATTGCACATGTTGCACACACTGCACCCATTGCACTCATTGCACCCATCACATGTGGCATGCACTGCACATGTTGTAGAAGTTGCAGCTGTTGCATTCATTGCACCCATCACACACGTTGCATGTATTGCACCCGTCACACCCATTGCACATGTACGCATTGCACTCATTGCATCCATCACACGTTGCATGCATTGCACCCATTACACTCATCACACACGGCACTTATTGCACCCATCACACACATTGCACACATGGCATGCATCACACCCATCACACACATTGCAGCTGTTGCATTAATCACATTTCATTCATTGCACACATTGCACCCACCACACATATTGCACTCATCACACACAGCACTCACTGCACCCATCACACACATTGCACACGTTGCATGCATTGCACCTGTCGCACACATTGCGCTCATTGCACCCATCATACAGATTGCAACCATTGCACCCATCACACGTGTTGCATGCATTGCACCCATCACACACATTGCACACGTTGCATGCATTGCGCATGTCGCGCTCACTGCACCCGCTGCAAATGTTGCACCGCATGCCTGTTGCTCAGGGGGGCGTTGCACCCATGGCACCTGTTGCACCCACTGTTTTACCCATTGCACACACTGCATGCATTGCAGCCTGCGCCTGTTGCATGGGGAGTGTGGCACCCATTGCGCCCACTGGAGACATTGCACCTATTGCACCTCCCACCTGTTGCATGGGTGGGGTCACACCTGTGGCACTCACTGTACCCATTGCGCATATTGCACCCGTTGCATCCAGCACCCATCACAGCTGTTGCATGGGTGCAGGGGGGAGTTGCAGCCATTGCACTATTGCTCGCATTGCACACAGCACCTGTTgcggggggggaaggggggggggggagaggggggggtTTCACCCATCGTGCTCATGGCACCCACTGCAACCGCAACAACCCATGGCACCCATCGCACCCATCATGTCTATGGCACCCATTGCGCCCATGGCACCCACTGAACCCATGGCACCCATCACGCCCATCGCCATCACATCCAACACACCTATGGCACCCATTGCACCCATGGCACTCATCGTGCCCATTGTACCCATGGCACCCATTGTGCCCATTGCACCCATCATCACGTCCATGGCACCCATCACAGCCATTGCACCCATCATGTCTATGGCACCCCTTGCACCCATGGCACCCATTGTGCCCATGACGCCCATCATATCTACGGCACCCATTGCAGCCATGGCACACATCACACCCATGGCACCCATCGCACCCATCACGTCCATGGCACCCATTGCGCCCATTGCATCCATCACACCCATCATGTCCATGGCACCCATCGCGGCCATTGCACCCATCATGCCCACAGCACCCATCATGTCTATGGCACCCATGGCACCCATCGTGCCCATTGTGTCCATCACACCCATCGCACCCATCATGTCTATGGCACCCATTGCATCCATTGCACCCGCTCACTCATCATGCCCATCGCCCCCACCTCCCCAACCCCCCACTAACCCCTTGCCCCCCACAGACTCCCCGATGCTGCCGCACCCCCGCCCCCTACCGCCAAGCCCCCCTccgccgctgccgctgccctcTTCCCCAACTGGCCTCCCCCCAAGTCAGGCCTGGGCACCctggggggcgccgggggggaGCTGGATGTGCGCCCCCCGCTCCGCCgcgcccccagccctgccacgcTGCCCAGCGAGCGCCgcgccagccccgcgccccggccggcctcgctgcccaccctgcccgccgcccccctctACGCTGGCTTCTTGGAGCTCCGTGGGGGGCCAGGGGGCTTCggggagctgccccccagccgtTCGTTGTCCCCcacccgcccgccgccccccgacAAACCTTTTGGGGCCAAACCGTTGGCTTTTTGGAGCAAATTCGACGTGGCCGATTGGTTGGAATATTTGAACTTGGGGGAGCATCGCGCACGTTTCTTGCACAACGAGATCGACGGGTCCCACCTGCCCGCGCTCACCAAGGAGGATTACATCGACCTGGGGGTGACGCGCGTGGGACACCGCATGAACATCGACCGCGCCCTCAAGCTCTTCCTCGAGAGGTGatggggggcgccggggggaCGACCCCCAGCCCGGCAGGGGGGCAAGGCCCGGGGAAGGGaagcgggggtg
The nucleotide sequence above comes from Falco cherrug isolate bFalChe1 unplaced genomic scaffold, bFalChe1.pri U_24, whole genome shotgun sequence. Encoded proteins:
- the LOC129734996 gene encoding LOW QUALITY PROTEIN: SH3 and multiple ankyrin repeat domains protein 1-like (The sequence of the model RefSeq protein was modified relative to this genomic sequence to represent the inferred CDS: inserted 2 bases in 1 codon; deleted 4 bases in 4 codons); the protein is MWCRSRRAPSLRGRRREGVRGLPLPPQRLLRANSDTGAALPEWVLRGPPGAPPAPRPPSGTLRSASSPRGARARSPSRGRHPEEPRRQPRGRPSSSGVPREAGGTLGPRGVKRKLYSAVPGRTFLAVKPYQAQGEGELSLSKGERIKVLSVGEGGFWEGQARGRIGWFPSDCVEEVPARTPEGKTESRSDKAKRLFRHYTVGSYDSFDAPSDYIIKEKTVLLQKKDNEGFGFVLRGAKAQDPHRGVHPHPRLPALQYLESVDEGGVAWRAGLRMGDFLIEPRRLPAPAISLRSKSMTSELEEMVSPWKKRSEYDPSSATEKKRTVYQMALNKLDEILAAAQQSISAXGEGPGAPLPPLGKTRPKGFFSPEAPFEAHRMGPGGFDRPFLPPGPPHGLMLRQKSIGAPEEDKPFLAPPSGKFSRSLSVPGSDDIPPPPTTSPPEPPYSTPPAPLGAATPRGGAGGGPWRLYNLASWSCGCASPRRGGCWPCPPPPPRWTGTRELLLAEPPAPPPLEFANSFEGPEGPPVGDSTASSLTSYDSEVATLTQGVPESRRGGGGWRGGARGARGGHRLGHRGGGQPQQQRPPPRGGRGTPPLRPFGRRGGARGHEPGGAGGPGGARGAGARPGKRPDGASGASPAPGPALPPRDPLGGDRAGAPGRHRLPDAAAPPPPTAKPPSAAAAALFPNWPPPKSGLGTLGGAGGELDVRPPLRRAPSPATLPSERRASPAPRPASLPTLPAAPLYAGFLELRGGPGGFGELPPSRSLSPTRPPPPDKPFGAKPLAFWSKFDVADWLEYLNLGEHRARFLHNEIDGSHLPALTKEDYIDLGVTRVGHRMNIDRALKLFLER